The following are from one region of the Falco cherrug isolate bFalChe1 chromosome 19, bFalChe1.pri, whole genome shotgun sequence genome:
- the ARNT gene encoding aryl hydrocarbon receptor nuclear translocator isoform X4, which produces MAATAANPEMASDVSSLGAAVSSGNPGAGAQAGGAIVQRANKRRSGLDFDDDGEGNSKFLRCDDDPMPNDKERFARENHSEIERRRRNKMTAYITELSDMVPTCSALARKPDKLTILRMAVSHMKSLRGTGNTSTDGTYKPSFLTDQELKHLILEAADGFLFIVSCETGRVVYVSDSVTPVLNQPQSEWFGSTLYDQVHPDDVGKLREQLSTSENALTEGTKPWCLSNKDPAAPPENASKGRILDLKTGTVKKEGQQSMRMCMGSRRSFICRMRCGNSSVDPVSVNRLSFMRNRCRNGLGAAKDGEPHYVVVHCTGYIKAWPPAGVSLPDDDPDAGQGSKFCLVAIGRLQVTSSPNCTDMNNVCQPTEFISRHNTEGIFTFIDHRCVATVGYQPQELLGKDIVDFCHPEDQQLLRDSFQQVVKLKGQVLSVMFRFRSKNREWLWMRTSSFTFQNPYSDEIEYIICTNTNVKNSSQESRPALSNSMQRPQLGQSVNLPLEMGTAQLPSRQQQPPQQTELEVVPGRESLSGYDHSQVPVQPVTAAGPEHSKPLEKAESLFNQERDPRFSEIYSSINADQNKALPASTVPANQPLFTQGNTFTPPRPAENFRSSSMVPPVNIIQQQPSSAGRILAQISRHSSPAQVSGTNWAPGTRPVFTPQQVGSQTVKTRPPSFSMGTFQGTPSSFSPMTAPGSTASPTGAAYPNLASRGTGFTTEAAQTPSTFEPRAAEGVGMWPQWQGQHHGPASGEQHVQQPQPSQPEVFSDMLTMLGDQGPNYNNEEFPELNIFPSFSE; this is translated from the exons ATGGCAGCCACCGCCGCCAACCCGG AAATGGCATCAGATGTTTCCTCGCTGGGTGCAGCTGTCAGCTCTGGGAACCCTGGAGCGGGTGCGCAGGCTGGAGGGGCCATCGTTCAGAGAGCCAACAAGCGGCGCTCTGG gcttGATTTTGATGATGATGGAGAAGGGAACAGTAAATTCCTCAG ATGCGATGATGACCCGATGCCAAATGATAAAGAGAGATTTGCCAG GGAAAATCACAGCGAGATTGAACGTAGGCGAAGGAACAAGATGACCGCCTACATCACAGAGCTCTCGGACATGGTGCCCACCTGCAGCGCCCTGGCCCGCAAACCAGACAAGCTCACCATCTTGCGCATGGCTGTCTCTCACATGAAGTCGCTGCGTGGCACAGGCAATACCTCCACTGACGGCACCTACAAACCCTCCTTTCTCACTGACCAG GAGCTCAAACACCTGATCCTAGAGGCGGCCGACGGCTTTCTGTTCATAGTGTCTTGTGAGACCGGGAGGGTGGTCTACGTCTCCGATTCTGTGACTCCTGTCCTGAACCAGCCCCAGTCCGAGTGGTTTGGCAGCACCCTCTACGACCAGGTGCACCCGGATGACGTGGGCAAGCTGAGGGAGCAGCTTTCCACATCGGAGAACGCGCTGACAG AAGGAACCAAACCCTGGTGCCTTTCTAACAAGGATCCTGCAGCCCCCCCTGAGAATGCATCTAAAG gtCGCATCCTCGATTTGAAGACTGGGACTGTCAAGAAGGAAGGCCAGCAGTCCATGAGGATGTGTATGGGTTCACGAAGATCTTTCATCTGCCGAATGAG GTGTGGCAACAGCTCAGTGGATCCAGTCTCTGTAAATCGTCTCAGCTTTATGAGGAATCGCTGCAG GAATGGCTTAGGTGCAGCAAAAGATGGTGAACCTCACTACGTTGTGGTGCACTGCACGGGTTACATAAAAGCCTGGCCCCCTGCAG GTGTTTCGCTGCCTGATGATGACCCAGACGCTGGCCAGGGCAGCAAGTTTTGCCTTGTGGCTATCGGCAGGCTCCAG GTCACCAGCTCACCCAACTGCACAGACATGAACAATGTTTGTCAGCCAACAGAGTTCATCTCCCGACACAACACCGAAGGCATTTTCACTTTCATCGATCACCGGTGTGTGGCTACAGTTGGCTACCAGCCGCAG GAACTTCTGGGGAAAGACATTGTGGATTTCTGCCACCCGGAAGACCAGCAGCTTTTGCGGGACAGCTTTCAGCAG GTGGTGAAGTTAAAAGGCCAGGTTCTGTCAGTCATGTTCCGATTCCGATCCAAAAACCGGGAATGGCTCTGGATGAGAACCAGCTCCTTTACCTTCCAGAACCCCTACTCGGATGAAATTGAGTACATCATCTGTACCAACACCAACGTCAA gaACTCGAGCCAGGAGTCTCGACCTGCCCTGTCAAACTCAATGCAGaggccccagctggggcagagtGTCAACCTTCCCCTGGAGATGGGCACGGCACAGCTGCCCTCAAG gcagcagcagccgccacAACAGACAGAGCTGGAAGTGGTCCCAGGAAGAGAGAGCCTGTCTGGTTATGACCACTCACAG GTTCCCGTTCAGCCTGTGACTGCTGCCGGCCCAGAGCACAGCAAGCCCTTGGAGAAGGCAGAGAGCCTTTTTAATCAGGAGCGGGACCCAAGGTTCAGCGAAATCTACAGCAGTATCAACGCAG ACCAGAACAAAGCCCTTCCTGCCAGCACAGTGCCTGCCAACCAGCCCCTCTTCACGCAGGGAAACACCTTCACCCCACCACGACCTGCTGAGAACTTCAG gagcagcagcatggtaCCTCCTGTCAACATTATTCAGCAGCAGCCCTCGTCAGCGGGCCGGATCTTAGCACAGATTTCACGCCactccagcccagctcaggTCAGCGGAACCAACTGGGCTCCAGGGACACGGCCGGTGTTCACGCCCCAG CAAGTGGGGTCCCAGACTGTGAAGACTCGGCCCCCTTCCTTCAGCATGGGGACTTTCCAAGGCACCCCGTCTTCCTTCAGTCCCATGACAGCACCTGGCTCTACGGCTTCTCCTACCGGCGCTGCTTACCCGAACCTTGCCAGCCGTGGCACCGGCTTCA CCACGGAAGCGGCGCAGACGCCCAGCACATTCGAGCCGCGGGCAGCCGAAGGCGTGGGGATGTGGCCGCAGTGGCAAGGACAGCACCATGGCCCAGCGTCTGGGGAGCAACACGTGCAGCAGCCGCAGCCAAGCCAGCCTGAGGTCTTCTCA GACATGCTGACGATGCTGGGAGACCAAGGACCCAACTACAACAACGAAGAGTTCCCAGAGCTGAATATATTCCcttctttttcagaataa
- the ARNT gene encoding aryl hydrocarbon receptor nuclear translocator isoform X7: MAATAANPEMASDVSSLGAAVSSGNPGAGAQAGGAIVQRANKRRSGLDFDDDGEGNSKFLRCDDDPMPNDKERFARENHSEIERRRRNKMTAYITELSDMVPTCSALARKPDKLTILRMAVSHMKSLRGTGNTSTDGTYKPSFLTDQELKHLILEAADGFLFIVSCETGRVVYVSDSVTPVLNQPQSEWFGSTLYDQVHPDDVGKLREQLSTSENALTGRILDLKTGTVKKEGQQSMRMCMGSRRSFICRMRCGNSSVDPVSVNRLSFMRNRCRNGLGAAKDGEPHYVVVHCTGYIKAWPPAGVSLPDDDPDAGQGSKFCLVAIGRLQVTSSPNCTDMNNVCQPTEFISRHNTEGIFTFIDHRCVATVGYQPQELLGKDIVDFCHPEDQQLLRDSFQQVVKLKGQVLSVMFRFRSKNREWLWMRTSSFTFQNPYSDEIEYIICTNTNVKNSSQESRPALSNSMQRPQLGQSVNLPLEMGTAQLPSRQQQPPQQTELEVVPGRESLSGYDHSQVPVQPVTAAGPEHSKPLEKAESLFNQERDPRFSEIYSSINADQNKALPASTVPANQPLFTQGNTFTPPRPAENFRSSSMVPPVNIIQQQPSSAGRILAQISRHSSPAQVSGTNWAPGTRPVFTPQQVGSQTVKTRPPSFSMGTFQGTPSSFSPMTAPGSTASPTGAAYPNLASRGTGFTTEAAQTPSTFEPRAAEGVGMWPQWQGQHHGPASGEQHVQQPQPSQPEVFSDMLTMLGDQGPNYNNEEFPELNIFPSFSE, encoded by the exons ATGGCAGCCACCGCCGCCAACCCGG AAATGGCATCAGATGTTTCCTCGCTGGGTGCAGCTGTCAGCTCTGGGAACCCTGGAGCGGGTGCGCAGGCTGGAGGGGCCATCGTTCAGAGAGCCAACAAGCGGCGCTCTGG gcttGATTTTGATGATGATGGAGAAGGGAACAGTAAATTCCTCAG ATGCGATGATGACCCGATGCCAAATGATAAAGAGAGATTTGCCAG GGAAAATCACAGCGAGATTGAACGTAGGCGAAGGAACAAGATGACCGCCTACATCACAGAGCTCTCGGACATGGTGCCCACCTGCAGCGCCCTGGCCCGCAAACCAGACAAGCTCACCATCTTGCGCATGGCTGTCTCTCACATGAAGTCGCTGCGTGGCACAGGCAATACCTCCACTGACGGCACCTACAAACCCTCCTTTCTCACTGACCAG GAGCTCAAACACCTGATCCTAGAGGCGGCCGACGGCTTTCTGTTCATAGTGTCTTGTGAGACCGGGAGGGTGGTCTACGTCTCCGATTCTGTGACTCCTGTCCTGAACCAGCCCCAGTCCGAGTGGTTTGGCAGCACCCTCTACGACCAGGTGCACCCGGATGACGTGGGCAAGCTGAGGGAGCAGCTTTCCACATCGGAGAACGCGCTGACAG gtCGCATCCTCGATTTGAAGACTGGGACTGTCAAGAAGGAAGGCCAGCAGTCCATGAGGATGTGTATGGGTTCACGAAGATCTTTCATCTGCCGAATGAG GTGTGGCAACAGCTCAGTGGATCCAGTCTCTGTAAATCGTCTCAGCTTTATGAGGAATCGCTGCAG GAATGGCTTAGGTGCAGCAAAAGATGGTGAACCTCACTACGTTGTGGTGCACTGCACGGGTTACATAAAAGCCTGGCCCCCTGCAG GTGTTTCGCTGCCTGATGATGACCCAGACGCTGGCCAGGGCAGCAAGTTTTGCCTTGTGGCTATCGGCAGGCTCCAG GTCACCAGCTCACCCAACTGCACAGACATGAACAATGTTTGTCAGCCAACAGAGTTCATCTCCCGACACAACACCGAAGGCATTTTCACTTTCATCGATCACCGGTGTGTGGCTACAGTTGGCTACCAGCCGCAG GAACTTCTGGGGAAAGACATTGTGGATTTCTGCCACCCGGAAGACCAGCAGCTTTTGCGGGACAGCTTTCAGCAG GTGGTGAAGTTAAAAGGCCAGGTTCTGTCAGTCATGTTCCGATTCCGATCCAAAAACCGGGAATGGCTCTGGATGAGAACCAGCTCCTTTACCTTCCAGAACCCCTACTCGGATGAAATTGAGTACATCATCTGTACCAACACCAACGTCAA gaACTCGAGCCAGGAGTCTCGACCTGCCCTGTCAAACTCAATGCAGaggccccagctggggcagagtGTCAACCTTCCCCTGGAGATGGGCACGGCACAGCTGCCCTCAAG gcagcagcagccgccacAACAGACAGAGCTGGAAGTGGTCCCAGGAAGAGAGAGCCTGTCTGGTTATGACCACTCACAG GTTCCCGTTCAGCCTGTGACTGCTGCCGGCCCAGAGCACAGCAAGCCCTTGGAGAAGGCAGAGAGCCTTTTTAATCAGGAGCGGGACCCAAGGTTCAGCGAAATCTACAGCAGTATCAACGCAG ACCAGAACAAAGCCCTTCCTGCCAGCACAGTGCCTGCCAACCAGCCCCTCTTCACGCAGGGAAACACCTTCACCCCACCACGACCTGCTGAGAACTTCAG gagcagcagcatggtaCCTCCTGTCAACATTATTCAGCAGCAGCCCTCGTCAGCGGGCCGGATCTTAGCACAGATTTCACGCCactccagcccagctcaggTCAGCGGAACCAACTGGGCTCCAGGGACACGGCCGGTGTTCACGCCCCAG CAAGTGGGGTCCCAGACTGTGAAGACTCGGCCCCCTTCCTTCAGCATGGGGACTTTCCAAGGCACCCCGTCTTCCTTCAGTCCCATGACAGCACCTGGCTCTACGGCTTCTCCTACCGGCGCTGCTTACCCGAACCTTGCCAGCCGTGGCACCGGCTTCA CCACGGAAGCGGCGCAGACGCCCAGCACATTCGAGCCGCGGGCAGCCGAAGGCGTGGGGATGTGGCCGCAGTGGCAAGGACAGCACCATGGCCCAGCGTCTGGGGAGCAACACGTGCAGCAGCCGCAGCCAAGCCAGCCTGAGGTCTTCTCA GACATGCTGACGATGCTGGGAGACCAAGGACCCAACTACAACAACGAAGAGTTCCCAGAGCTGAATATATTCCcttctttttcagaataa
- the ARNT gene encoding aryl hydrocarbon receptor nuclear translocator isoform X6, which produces MAATAANPEMASDVSSLGAAVSSGNPGAGAQAGGAIVQRANKRRSGLDFDDDGEGNSKFLRCDDDPMPNDKERFARSDDEQSSADKERLARENHSEIERRRRNKMTAYITELSDMVPTCSALARKPDKLTILRMAVSHMKSLRGTGNTSTDGTYKPSFLTDQELKHLILEAADGFLFIVSCETGRVVYVSDSVTPVLNQPQSEWFGSTLYDQVHPDDVGKLREQLSTSENALTGRILDLKTGTVKKEGQQSMRMCMGSRRSFICRMRCGNSSVDPVSVNRLSFMRNRCRNGLGAAKDGEPHYVVVHCTGYIKAWPPAGVSLPDDDPDAGQGSKFCLVAIGRLQVTSSPNCTDMNNVCQPTEFISRHNTEGIFTFIDHRCVATVGYQPQELLGKDIVDFCHPEDQQLLRDSFQQVVKLKGQVLSVMFRFRSKNREWLWMRTSSFTFQNPYSDEIEYIICTNTNVKNSSQESRPALSNSMQRPQLGQSVNLPLEMGTAQLPSRQQQPPQQTELEVVPGRESLSGYDHSQVPVQPVTAAGPEHSKPLEKAESLFNQERDPRFSEIYSSINADQNKALPASTVPANQPLFTQGNTFTPPRPAENFRSSSMVPPVNIIQQQPSSAGRILAQISRHSSPAQVSGTNWAPGTRPVFTPQQVGSQTVKTRPPSFSMGTFQGTPSSFSPMTAPGSTASPTGAAYPNLASRGTGFTTEAAQTPSTFEPRAAEGVGMWPQWQGQHHGPASGEQHVQQPQPSQPEVFSDMLTMLGDQGPNYNNEEFPELNIFPSFSE; this is translated from the exons ATGGCAGCCACCGCCGCCAACCCGG AAATGGCATCAGATGTTTCCTCGCTGGGTGCAGCTGTCAGCTCTGGGAACCCTGGAGCGGGTGCGCAGGCTGGAGGGGCCATCGTTCAGAGAGCCAACAAGCGGCGCTCTGG gcttGATTTTGATGATGATGGAGAAGGGAACAGTAAATTCCTCAG ATGCGATGATGACCCGATGCCAAATGATAAAGAGAGATTTGCCAG gtctGATGATGAACAGAGTTCAGCGGATAAGGAGAGACTTGCCAG GGAAAATCACAGCGAGATTGAACGTAGGCGAAGGAACAAGATGACCGCCTACATCACAGAGCTCTCGGACATGGTGCCCACCTGCAGCGCCCTGGCCCGCAAACCAGACAAGCTCACCATCTTGCGCATGGCTGTCTCTCACATGAAGTCGCTGCGTGGCACAGGCAATACCTCCACTGACGGCACCTACAAACCCTCCTTTCTCACTGACCAG GAGCTCAAACACCTGATCCTAGAGGCGGCCGACGGCTTTCTGTTCATAGTGTCTTGTGAGACCGGGAGGGTGGTCTACGTCTCCGATTCTGTGACTCCTGTCCTGAACCAGCCCCAGTCCGAGTGGTTTGGCAGCACCCTCTACGACCAGGTGCACCCGGATGACGTGGGCAAGCTGAGGGAGCAGCTTTCCACATCGGAGAACGCGCTGACAG gtCGCATCCTCGATTTGAAGACTGGGACTGTCAAGAAGGAAGGCCAGCAGTCCATGAGGATGTGTATGGGTTCACGAAGATCTTTCATCTGCCGAATGAG GTGTGGCAACAGCTCAGTGGATCCAGTCTCTGTAAATCGTCTCAGCTTTATGAGGAATCGCTGCAG GAATGGCTTAGGTGCAGCAAAAGATGGTGAACCTCACTACGTTGTGGTGCACTGCACGGGTTACATAAAAGCCTGGCCCCCTGCAG GTGTTTCGCTGCCTGATGATGACCCAGACGCTGGCCAGGGCAGCAAGTTTTGCCTTGTGGCTATCGGCAGGCTCCAG GTCACCAGCTCACCCAACTGCACAGACATGAACAATGTTTGTCAGCCAACAGAGTTCATCTCCCGACACAACACCGAAGGCATTTTCACTTTCATCGATCACCGGTGTGTGGCTACAGTTGGCTACCAGCCGCAG GAACTTCTGGGGAAAGACATTGTGGATTTCTGCCACCCGGAAGACCAGCAGCTTTTGCGGGACAGCTTTCAGCAG GTGGTGAAGTTAAAAGGCCAGGTTCTGTCAGTCATGTTCCGATTCCGATCCAAAAACCGGGAATGGCTCTGGATGAGAACCAGCTCCTTTACCTTCCAGAACCCCTACTCGGATGAAATTGAGTACATCATCTGTACCAACACCAACGTCAA gaACTCGAGCCAGGAGTCTCGACCTGCCCTGTCAAACTCAATGCAGaggccccagctggggcagagtGTCAACCTTCCCCTGGAGATGGGCACGGCACAGCTGCCCTCAAG gcagcagcagccgccacAACAGACAGAGCTGGAAGTGGTCCCAGGAAGAGAGAGCCTGTCTGGTTATGACCACTCACAG GTTCCCGTTCAGCCTGTGACTGCTGCCGGCCCAGAGCACAGCAAGCCCTTGGAGAAGGCAGAGAGCCTTTTTAATCAGGAGCGGGACCCAAGGTTCAGCGAAATCTACAGCAGTATCAACGCAG ACCAGAACAAAGCCCTTCCTGCCAGCACAGTGCCTGCCAACCAGCCCCTCTTCACGCAGGGAAACACCTTCACCCCACCACGACCTGCTGAGAACTTCAG gagcagcagcatggtaCCTCCTGTCAACATTATTCAGCAGCAGCCCTCGTCAGCGGGCCGGATCTTAGCACAGATTTCACGCCactccagcccagctcaggTCAGCGGAACCAACTGGGCTCCAGGGACACGGCCGGTGTTCACGCCCCAG CAAGTGGGGTCCCAGACTGTGAAGACTCGGCCCCCTTCCTTCAGCATGGGGACTTTCCAAGGCACCCCGTCTTCCTTCAGTCCCATGACAGCACCTGGCTCTACGGCTTCTCCTACCGGCGCTGCTTACCCGAACCTTGCCAGCCGTGGCACCGGCTTCA CCACGGAAGCGGCGCAGACGCCCAGCACATTCGAGCCGCGGGCAGCCGAAGGCGTGGGGATGTGGCCGCAGTGGCAAGGACAGCACCATGGCCCAGCGTCTGGGGAGCAACACGTGCAGCAGCCGCAGCCAAGCCAGCCTGAGGTCTTCTCA GACATGCTGACGATGCTGGGAGACCAAGGACCCAACTACAACAACGAAGAGTTCCCAGAGCTGAATATATTCCcttctttttcagaataa
- the ARNT gene encoding aryl hydrocarbon receptor nuclear translocator isoform X10, whose protein sequence is MAATAANPEMASDVSSLGAAVSSGNPGAGAQAGGAIVQRANKRRSGLDFDDDGEGNSKFLRCDDDPMPNDKERFARENHSEIERRRRNKMTAYITELSDMVPTCSALARKPDKLTILRMAVSHMKSLRGTGNTSTDGTYKPSFLTDQELKHLILEAADGFLFIVSCETGRVVYVSDSVTPVLNQPQSEWFGSTLYDQVHPDDVGKLREQLSTSENALTGRILDLKTGTVKKEGQQSMRMCMGSRRSFICRMRCGNSSVDPVSVNRLSFMRNRCRNGLGAAKDGEPHYVVVHCTGYIKAWPPAGVSLPDDDPDAGQGSKFCLVAIGRLQVTSSPNCTDMNNVCQPTEFISRHNTEGIFTFIDHRCVATVGYQPQELLGKDIVDFCHPEDQQLLRDSFQQVVKLKGQVLSVMFRFRSKNREWLWMRTSSFTFQNPYSDEIEYIICTNTNVKQQQPPQQTELEVVPGRESLSGYDHSQVPVQPVTAAGPEHSKPLEKAESLFNQERDPRFSEIYSSINADQNKALPASTVPANQPLFTQGNTFTPPRPAENFRSSSMVPPVNIIQQQPSSAGRILAQISRHSSPAQVSGTNWAPGTRPVFTPQQVGSQTVKTRPPSFSMGTFQGTPSSFSPMTAPGSTASPTGAAYPNLASRGTGFTTEAAQTPSTFEPRAAEGVGMWPQWQGQHHGPASGEQHVQQPQPSQPEVFSDMLTMLGDQGPNYNNEEFPELNIFPSFSE, encoded by the exons ATGGCAGCCACCGCCGCCAACCCGG AAATGGCATCAGATGTTTCCTCGCTGGGTGCAGCTGTCAGCTCTGGGAACCCTGGAGCGGGTGCGCAGGCTGGAGGGGCCATCGTTCAGAGAGCCAACAAGCGGCGCTCTGG gcttGATTTTGATGATGATGGAGAAGGGAACAGTAAATTCCTCAG ATGCGATGATGACCCGATGCCAAATGATAAAGAGAGATTTGCCAG GGAAAATCACAGCGAGATTGAACGTAGGCGAAGGAACAAGATGACCGCCTACATCACAGAGCTCTCGGACATGGTGCCCACCTGCAGCGCCCTGGCCCGCAAACCAGACAAGCTCACCATCTTGCGCATGGCTGTCTCTCACATGAAGTCGCTGCGTGGCACAGGCAATACCTCCACTGACGGCACCTACAAACCCTCCTTTCTCACTGACCAG GAGCTCAAACACCTGATCCTAGAGGCGGCCGACGGCTTTCTGTTCATAGTGTCTTGTGAGACCGGGAGGGTGGTCTACGTCTCCGATTCTGTGACTCCTGTCCTGAACCAGCCCCAGTCCGAGTGGTTTGGCAGCACCCTCTACGACCAGGTGCACCCGGATGACGTGGGCAAGCTGAGGGAGCAGCTTTCCACATCGGAGAACGCGCTGACAG gtCGCATCCTCGATTTGAAGACTGGGACTGTCAAGAAGGAAGGCCAGCAGTCCATGAGGATGTGTATGGGTTCACGAAGATCTTTCATCTGCCGAATGAG GTGTGGCAACAGCTCAGTGGATCCAGTCTCTGTAAATCGTCTCAGCTTTATGAGGAATCGCTGCAG GAATGGCTTAGGTGCAGCAAAAGATGGTGAACCTCACTACGTTGTGGTGCACTGCACGGGTTACATAAAAGCCTGGCCCCCTGCAG GTGTTTCGCTGCCTGATGATGACCCAGACGCTGGCCAGGGCAGCAAGTTTTGCCTTGTGGCTATCGGCAGGCTCCAG GTCACCAGCTCACCCAACTGCACAGACATGAACAATGTTTGTCAGCCAACAGAGTTCATCTCCCGACACAACACCGAAGGCATTTTCACTTTCATCGATCACCGGTGTGTGGCTACAGTTGGCTACCAGCCGCAG GAACTTCTGGGGAAAGACATTGTGGATTTCTGCCACCCGGAAGACCAGCAGCTTTTGCGGGACAGCTTTCAGCAG GTGGTGAAGTTAAAAGGCCAGGTTCTGTCAGTCATGTTCCGATTCCGATCCAAAAACCGGGAATGGCTCTGGATGAGAACCAGCTCCTTTACCTTCCAGAACCCCTACTCGGATGAAATTGAGTACATCATCTGTACCAACACCAACGTCAA gcagcagcagccgccacAACAGACAGAGCTGGAAGTGGTCCCAGGAAGAGAGAGCCTGTCTGGTTATGACCACTCACAG GTTCCCGTTCAGCCTGTGACTGCTGCCGGCCCAGAGCACAGCAAGCCCTTGGAGAAGGCAGAGAGCCTTTTTAATCAGGAGCGGGACCCAAGGTTCAGCGAAATCTACAGCAGTATCAACGCAG ACCAGAACAAAGCCCTTCCTGCCAGCACAGTGCCTGCCAACCAGCCCCTCTTCACGCAGGGAAACACCTTCACCCCACCACGACCTGCTGAGAACTTCAG gagcagcagcatggtaCCTCCTGTCAACATTATTCAGCAGCAGCCCTCGTCAGCGGGCCGGATCTTAGCACAGATTTCACGCCactccagcccagctcaggTCAGCGGAACCAACTGGGCTCCAGGGACACGGCCGGTGTTCACGCCCCAG CAAGTGGGGTCCCAGACTGTGAAGACTCGGCCCCCTTCCTTCAGCATGGGGACTTTCCAAGGCACCCCGTCTTCCTTCAGTCCCATGACAGCACCTGGCTCTACGGCTTCTCCTACCGGCGCTGCTTACCCGAACCTTGCCAGCCGTGGCACCGGCTTCA CCACGGAAGCGGCGCAGACGCCCAGCACATTCGAGCCGCGGGCAGCCGAAGGCGTGGGGATGTGGCCGCAGTGGCAAGGACAGCACCATGGCCCAGCGTCTGGGGAGCAACACGTGCAGCAGCCGCAGCCAAGCCAGCCTGAGGTCTTCTCA GACATGCTGACGATGCTGGGAGACCAAGGACCCAACTACAACAACGAAGAGTTCCCAGAGCTGAATATATTCCcttctttttcagaataa